The genome window TCCAACAATACAAAACAAATGCTGACAAGATAATACCGACAAGTACTAGTTTCGAGGAGTTACCTAATGAAATCAAGACCCAATGTGAAGCCCATCCAACAGTGCTACCTACTCCTCTCGATATCACTGTTCCATACATTATCCAAACTTTCTTAAAAGATGAGAAGATATATTTGCCATCAGAAAGAAGATACTCTTTATCTGCATTCATCCATAATGAATGTAAACAATTGGATCAactttctttatatttaagtGTCTGCAGTATTGAATTTTACAAcattttattacaattaacTTGGGAAAATTTCTCAGAAATATACCCATTACGCCAACTAATAGGAGAAATGACCATAAATGGTGTCATGGGAAACTTAGAGACCATCAACATTCTAGAAAAGATAGTAGAAGATCTTCAATACCTCAACGATGATATAGCACACGAACAACCTTCCGatgttaataatgaagTAGTTGAAAACAACAGGAAAATATTCTCAAACATTTGGTGTCGTGATAATACAATTGGATTAGCTAAGATAGAGAAATACTTGGCCAATTTGAAAAGCAGTTTAGCTTGATTATTCCTAATACAGAGttcaatcaaattaatCTGCTTTGCTGTTCCCACGCCTACTGTATCAGCCAGTGAAATTTACatgtatataaacataagaaatataaatactaCTGGTGTGGAGTCACattgaatatattcaatGTGACTCAGCCCTCTGTTAATAGATACATAATTACAATCACTAATATAAACATAGCATAAGCCCCAAACTGAACGAAGCTTAACAAGAAGTTCATCTTAAAAAGTGAACAGGCTCCATTGTCTTCGAAAAGTAAAAATGTTGATGAAAGCTATTACTTAAGAACTCCTTTTAAATACTATTAAGAAGGTTAACACTGGGTTCAGTTGACCTCTAATCAAGGACCAGAGTGTTATTTGAGTGAATTGAGAGTCGTTTTCACTAAGAATTTCTGTGTGTTTGAGGACTGCGTAACAGGAATCGAAAGGGTgctatttatttcaaagtGATATTGATTTAGAAGCTATTGACAATGGCATCTTTAGAAGAGACATCCCAGCATTGTAATGATATTGTGGAATCGTATTTAAGGTTATCACCCAATGAAAGTGAGTTCATTAAGTGCACACAAGATGCTATCAACGAAACTAAAAGATGCATATtagatgaaatattttgtaaatggTGTCCCTTCAGTGGTGAGATATCGCTATCATACAACGGTGGTAAAGATTGTCAAGTATTATTGATTGTGTATTTAAGTTGCCTTTGGGAATATTATAAGAAAGGGTCGCAAGCTTCGTTTCCATTGGCGGAACTACCTGCAGCATTCATCTCATTAGAAGAATGTTTTCCCAAATTGCAAGACTTCATAGAGTTCACTGCGATGAAGTACCATTTGAACCTATACAAATCGCCCCTTCACCCTGACAAGAAGATAAAGATGGCTGATGCATTCGATATATATCTGAATGAATTCCCAAGGATAAAAGGTATACTGATTGGTATCAGACGGACCGATCCATTTGGAGAAAAGCTAGTGCCAATTGAGAAGACTGATTCCGGTTGGCCTGAGTTCATGAGGTTGCAACCGATTCTACACTGGAGTCTAGCAAGCGTTTGGagttttttaatatacaGCAATGAGCCAATCTGTGAACTGTACTCGATGGGATTCACATCGTTAGGGAAAGTCACCGAAACAGACCCTAACCCATACTTGATGATAGAAAATGACAAGGACCACAACAGAAGCAATAGGTTCAACTGGGAGGAAGAGCATGCTTTTCAAAACCAAAAAGAACTTAATAAGGAGAACATCGAATCTGATTACGAGCTAGTAAATGTGACAGAAACGAGCATCCACACTGCTGGGAACCAAATCCACAGGGACACGAAGTACTATCCTGGATGGTACCTCACAGACGACAAACTCGAAAGGTGTGGCAGAATCAAACCAGCTGAATGCTACCCACAAGCACCAACATGAGCAACACACATTTACATATAACTACATAGAAAAGCATTTCAAATTTGGAACATACATTAGAATTTATGTACAACTATGTAACTATGCAATACGTAACAAATACGAACAATAGTGAGCCCTGAATGGAGAAGGATTAGTTTATTTACAAGAACCCAAAAGGAACAGAGACCGTTCACCTCAATCGTGATGTTTCCCACCCACTCTGTCATATAACCTAGCAGCATGGTAGTTGATGTTACTTTTTTGATCATTGTGTTTACCACCCATAGCATTCACAGCAGTGCATCCCTTCAACTCCTTAGCAATACCCTCACATGAGGAGGACATATGGCCATTGGACGACCAACATTGCAGTAGATTAGACATGAGCACTAAGCATTTGTTGGTTTCTTGTTTAATGATAGGTTTCTTGACTTTTAGTCTTGGTAATGGAGGCAATCTGACCACGGGAGCTTTTCCTGACATGTCGCTGGTACAAGTGTGCTGAGTGGGGGACTGTGTTGTATATCGAACCCTGCTGTTTACCGTCACGAACCGTTCATTTATACAGGTTCTGTTTTGAGTGCTTGTTGAATAAAGTGGCTTCCATTGCGAGAGGTTTTTGTTTTGGCAGAAAAACAGGTCACTGAAAAGTTTCAGGATGAGAAAGTGATTGCAGATGTGGTTTAAAGGTCATGAGATGTTCAATTGAAGGCTATATATGATACGGGGACAGTATATACGCTAcatgaatatataatggTGCCAAGTGTTCTTGTTTGGATTGGTGGTGGCACCGTGAGTTGGGCTTTGGGAGGGCCGAGGGAGGGATGACACACTCTTAGTACTTGTCAAGCTCTGGCATCCTTAGGATCTCTTTGTCCTTGTTCTTACTGAACTCTTGTAACATGGCCAGCACTTCTGAGTGTTTCCATCTGTCAGGCAGCGGAGTGGTTTTGTAGTTCTTGGTGGCccaataataaatatccCAGTCAAGCTCGTTCAGCAACGAGTCGTATTCGTCGAGTTGTTGTGGGGTCATAGTCTTGAGGTACTTCGCAGCAAATCTGGACAACAACAGGTCCGTCTCGAGAATGCCTCTCTTCCTGGACTGATATATCAGCCTAGCTTTCTTGGTCTCTATGGGCTCGTTCACTCTCTTGATGGGTGCCACTTTCACCCTGGCCAGGACGTCGTCATCATTCTGAGAAAACCTTCTCACGAGAGAGGTCCTGGTCACCAGTCTGGATGTTGCACTAGTCACGCTAGCCACATTGGTGGGGCTACACATTAATCTTGACAGCATTTTGAGCAAACTACAATCTTGGCTATCTGAGCAATCTGGGCAACTTTGGCACTGGCAAGTTCAACAATTGCATGTATTGAGCATATATAGGTATATAGAGAGTATAGAGATACGGTGGAACATGAACGTTTGCAAAACAAAAGGGATGTTCTGATATATAAGTGTGTATGTTTGGCAGCGAGTCTCGCAAGGGCTCTCATCCCATCACATGACCGTAAACCGTCTGTGATTGGTCAGTTGCGGAGGCAGGTTATTAGGTTCTTGTTCATCTAACAGAAAGGAATTTAAAGCATGTCCACTGGGAACACGATATCGCCAGTGATGCAGGTGAGCAACTCGCCGTGCTCATTGTAGGCTCTGGCGAGAACGGTGTACTTGCCTGGAGGCACCTCGTCTGGGATGCGTACGGCTTTGGTGAGCGAGTAGGCACCCTTCTGGATCGGACACTCGCCCAGGCCAGCGATGTCGTTATCGCTGAGCATCTGACAGAGGTCAAACTTCTGAGTGAGCAGCTTGACGTAGCCCAACCTGACCTCGACGTCGACGTACGACCCCTCGCCGACGACGCTGGCCACGGTTCCCGAGGCAGAAATGGTCAGGTCTTTCCCTCTAGCAGGTGGGTTTGGAGACAGGTTGACCTGCGTGATGTCGACCACCTGGCTGATAGCCAGGTCACAGTGTTGCAACGACGAGTCCCCCGGGATAGGTTCCTTGTCGGTGACTGGCGGTTGGCCCTTGGCGAAGAAAGGAGCATTGATCTGGAACGACCAGACGGTAGAGAGTTGGAACAACAGAGCCCACACCCACAGTTTCAGCATTTGTAGCGTAGTTGGCATAAATAGTATGTAGATACGTTCTCGATAGGCACAGGAACGATTTGCCGTTCTTTGAAACTGCCATTGCTCTCTTTAAAACAGTTATCTTCTCTTCTCGAAGGGGTTCGTCCTTTAAAAGTGGCTCGTTCTTGGAAGAACGAGCCACCGGGTAAGGCCGAAGAGCTCTTGACGACGGGACCAGATGGATGCTTGAAGGCTCATGGACAGATGGCGTTGAGAGTACTGTGCATTGATTGTAGGTTCAGTATATATGTTACATGCTATGTATATGTTGCTTTCTGGGGCGCTGGAGAATTAAGTATTATAGGGTTCGTGAATCTCGTTATGGGGCCATGCAGGATTGAGCCTGTGGCTCATAAGAAGTAGCCTCCCCTCTGGGTTGCAGTGCTTCCTGATGGGCCACCTGCGGCGGCCGCCTGGATGTAGTCTTCTGGGACTGCGCTGAAGATCTTGAACACCGGGTCCAGGTCCTCGTCGACCTTCATGACACTCGCGACGTTGCCGCACCTGTAGCAGTAGTTTGGAGCCGACCACACGGTGACGACGTCCTTCTCCGGGAAGTGGTACTTGAACCCCTCCATTACAAGCTGGTGGGCTCTTGCGATGAGGCTCAACCCGTTGACGTGGTTGAACTCCCTGGCGACCTTGCTGCCGAACAGCCAGCCGGCGCCCCTGGGGGACACCTGCCAGGCCTCGACGTTGTCGGGGTCGCTCCACAGCAGGTCCGAGAACCCACCCTCGTGGGGCACCTCCTGGGCACGGGACAGCACTCTGATCTGGTCGAGCATCCGGATCTCCGGCGACAGTCCCCCGTGCACGCACAGGATCTTGCCGTCGATGATGGCCGCCAGGGTCAAGAAGTCGAACACCTGGCAGCAGTACTTCCACACCGTCGTGGACCCGTACTTGTTGAGACACTCCTCGTAGAACCCGTACACCTGCGTGATCTGCCTCGACTCGTGGTTGCCTCGCACCAGAGTGATTCTGGACGGATACTTCACTTTCAAACACATCAGCAGCGTGAACGTCTCCAGACTGTAGTACCCACGGTC of Tetrapisispora phaffii CBS 4417 chromosome 13, complete genome contains these proteins:
- the FAD1 gene encoding FMN adenylyltransferase (similar to Saccharomyces cerevisiae FAD1 (YDL045C); ancestral locus Anc_3.146) gives rise to the protein MASLEETSQHCNDIVESYLRLSPNESEFIKCTQDAINETKRCILDEIFCKWCPFSGEISLSYNGGKDCQVLLIVYLSCLWEYYKKGSQASFPLAELPAAFISLEECFPKLQDFIEFTAMKYHLNLYKSPLHPDKKIKMADAFDIYLNEFPRIKGILIGIRRTDPFGEKLVPIEKTDSGWPEFMRLQPILHWSLASVWSFLIYSNEPICELYSMGFTSLGKVTETDPNPYLMIENDKDHNRSNRFNWEEEHAFQNQKELNKENIESDYELVNVTETSIHTAGNQIHRDTKYYPGWYLTDDKLERCGRIKPAECYPQAPT
- the MRP10 gene encoding mitochondrial 37S ribosomal protein mS37 (similar to Saccharomyces cerevisiae MRP10 (YDL045W-A); ancestral locus Anc_3.145), which translates into the protein MSGKAPVVRLPPLPRLKVKKPIIKQETNKCLVLMSNLLQCWSSNGHMSSSCEGIAKELKGCTAVNAMGGKHNDQKSNINYHAARLYDRVGGKHHD
- the SDH5 gene encoding succinate dehydrogenase assembly factor SDH5 (similar to Saccharomyces cerevisiae EMI5 (YOL071W); ancestral locus Anc_3.144) is translated as MLSRLMCSPTNVASVTSATSRLVTRTSLVRRFSQNDDDVLARVKVAPIKRVNEPIETKKARLIYQSRKRGILETDLLLSRFAAKYLKTMTPQQLDEYDSLLNELDWDIYYWATKNYKTTPLPDRWKHSEVLAMLQEFSKNKDKEILRMPELDKY
- the NPC2 gene encoding sterol transporter (similar to Saccharomyces cerevisiae NPC2 (YDL046W); ancestral locus Anc_3.143): MLKLWVWALLFQLSTVWSFQINAPFFAKGQPPVTDKEPIPGDSSLQHCDLAISQVVDITQVNLSPNPPARGKDLTISASGTVASVVGEGSYVDVEVRLGYVKLLTQKFDLCQMLSDNDIAGLGECPIQKGAYSLTKAVRIPDEVPPGKYTVLARAYNEHGELLTCITGDIVFPVDML
- the SIT4 gene encoding type 2A-related serine/threonine-protein phosphatase SIT4 (similar to Saccharomyces cerevisiae SIT4 (YDL047W); ancestral locus Anc_3.142); amino-acid sequence: MGNRGPDEWLETVKKCQALTENEMKQLCEMVKELLMEESNIQPVQSPVTVCGDIHGQFHDLLELFRTTGGFPDEINYVFLGDYVDRGYYSLETFTLLMCLKVKYPSRITLVRGNHESRQITQVYGFYEECLNKYGSTTVWKYCCQVFDFLTLAAIIDGKILCVHGGLSPEIRMLDQIRVLSRAQEVPHEGGFSDLLWSDPDNVEAWQVSPRGAGWLFGSKVAREFNHVNGLSLIARAHQLVMEGFKYHFPEKDVVTVWSAPNYCYRCGNVASVMKVDEDLDPVFKIFSAVPEDYIQAAAAGGPSGSTATQRGGYFL